The Mus musculus strain C57BL/6J chromosome 2, GRCm38.p6 C57BL/6J genome has a window encoding:
- the Vps18 gene encoding vacuolar protein sorting-associated protein 18 homolog yields MASILDEYEDSLSRSAVLQTGCPSVGIPHSGYVSAHLEKEVPIFTKQRVDFTPSERITSLVVSCNQLCMSLGKDTLLRIDLGKASEPNRVELGRKDDAKVHKMFLDHTGSHLLVALSSTEVLYMNRNGQKARPLARWKGQLVESVGWNKAMGNESSTGPILVGTAQGQIFEAELSASEGGLFGPAPDLYFRPLYVLNEEGGPAPVCSLEAERGPDGRGFVIATTRQRLFQFIGRAVEDTEAQGFAGLFAAYTDHPPPFREFPSNLGYSELAFYTPKLRSAPRAFAWMMGDGVLYGSLDCGRPDSLLSEERVWEYPAGVGPGANPPLAIVLTQFHFLLLLADRVEAVCTLTGQVVLRDHFLEKFGPLRHMVKDSSTGHLWAYTERAVFRYHVQREARDVWRTYLDMNRFDLAKEYCRERPDCLDTVLAREADFCFRQHRYLESARCYALTQSYFEEIALKFLEARQEEALAEFLQRKLAGLKPTERTQATLLTTWLTELYLSRLGALQGDPDALTLYRDTRECFRTFLSSPRHKEWLFASRASIHELLASHGDTEHMVYFAVIMQDYERVVAYHCQHEAYEEALAVLARHRDPQLFYKFSPILIRHIPRQLVDAWIEMGSRLDARQLIPALVNYSQGGEAQQVSQAIRYMEFCVNVLGETEQAIHNYLLSLYARGQPASLLAYLEQAGASPHRVHYDLKYALRLCAEHGHHRACVHVYKVLELYEEAVDLALQVDVDLAKQCADLPEEDEELRKKLWLKIARHVVQEEEDVQTAMACLASCPLLKIEDVLPFFPDFVTIDHFKEAICSSLKAYNHHIQELQREMEEATASAQRIRRDLQELRGRYGTVEPQDKCSTCDFPLLNRPFYLFLCGHMFHADCLLQAVRPGLPAYKQARLEELQRKLGAAPPPTKGSVKAKEAEAGAAAVGPSREQLKADLDELVAAECVYCGELMIRSIDRPFIDPQRYEEEHLSWL; encoded by the exons ATGGCGTCCATCCTGGATGAGTACGAGGACTCATTGTCCCGCTCGGCCGTCTTGCAGACTGGTTGCCCTAGCGTGGGCATCCCCCATTCTG GGTATGTAAGTGCCCACCTGGAGAAGGAGGTGCCCATCTTCACCAAGCAGCGGGTTGACTTCACCCCCTCGGAGCGGATCACTAGCCTCGTGGTCTCCTGCAATCAGCTCTGCATGAGCCTGGGCAAGGATACACTGCTCCG CATTGACTTGGGCAAGGCAAGTGAGCCCAACCGTGTGGAACTGGGGCGCAAGGACGACGCCAAAGTCCACAAGATGTTCCTGGACCATACTG GCTCTCATCTGCTGGTTGCGCTGAGTAGCACCGAGGTCCTTTACATGAACCGCAATGGACAGAAGGCCCGGCCCCTGGCTCGCTGGAAGGGACAGCTGGTGGAGAGTGTGGGATGGAACAAGGCCATGGGCAACGAGAGCAGCACCGGCCCCATCCTGGTCGGCACAGCTCAAGGACAGATCTTTGAAGCAGAGCTCTCAGCTAGCGAGGGTGGCCTCTTTGGCCCTGCCCCAGATCTCTACTTCCGTCCACTGTATGTGTTAAATGAAGAAGGGGGTCCAGCCCCTGTGTGCTCCCTCGAGGCTGAGCGTGGCCCCGATGGCCGAGGCTTTGTCATTGCCACCACTCGGCAGCGCCTCTTCCAGTTCATAGGCCGAGCTGTGGAAGATACTGAAGCCCAGGGCTTCGCAGGACTCTTTGCTGCCTATACAGACCACCCGCCCCCATTCCGTGAGTTTCCTAGCAATTTGGGGTATAGTGAGTTGGCTTTCTATACCCCTAAGTTACGCTCGGCACCTCGCGCCTTTGCCTGGATGATGGGAGATGGAGTGCTGTATGGCTCACTGGACTGCGGGCGTCCTGACTCGCTGCTGAGTGAGGAGCGAGTGTGGGAATACCCAGCGGGGGTTGGTCCTGGGGCCAATCCACCCTTAGCCATCGTCCTGACCCAGTTCCATTTCCTACTGCTGCTGGCCGACCGGGTGGAGGCTGTGTGCACGCTAACAGGGCAGGTGGTGCTACGGGATCACTTCCTGGAGAAGTTTGGACCACTGAGGCACATGGTGAAGGACTCATCCACAGGCCACCTATGGGCCTACACTGAGCGTGCGGTCTTCCGCTACCATGTGCAACGTGAGGCACGGGATGTCTGGCGCACCTACTTGGACATGAACCGCTTTGACCTGGCCAAAGAGTATTGTAGAGAGCGGCCTGATTGCCTGGACACGGTCCTGGCCCGAGAGGCTGATTTCTGTTTTCGTCAGCATCGCTACCTGGAGAGCGCCCGCTGCTACGCGCTGACCCAGAGCTATTTTGAGGAGATTGCCCTCAAGTTCTTGGAGGCCCGGCAAGAGGAGGCGCTGGCCGAGTTTCTTCAGCGGAAACTGGCCGGCTTGAAGCCGACGGAGCGTACCCAGGCCACACTGCTGACCACTTGGCTGACAGAGCTCTACCTGAGCCGCCTGGGTGCTCTGCAGGGTGACCCAGATGCTCTGACTCTCTACCGGGACACACGGGAGTGTTTCCGTACTTTTCTCAGTAGCCCTCGGCACAAAGAGTGGCTCTTTGCCAGCCGGGCCTCTATCCACGAGCTGCTCGCCAGTCACGGAGACACAGAGCACATGGTGTATTTTGCAGTGATCATGCAGGACTATGAACGGGTGGTCGCATACCACTGCCAGCATGAGGCTTACGAGGAGGCCCTGGCTGTGCTTGCCCGCCACCGGGACCCCCAGCTCTTCTACAAATTCTCCCCCATTCTCATCCGCCACATCCCCCGCCAGCTCGTAGACGCCTGGATTGAGATGGGCAGCCGGCTGGATGCTCGGCAGCTCATCCCTGCCCTGGTGAACTACAGCCAGGGCGGTGAGGCCCAGCAGGTGAGCCAGGCCATCCGCTACATGGAATTCTGCGTGAATGTGCTCGGTGAGACGGAGCAGGCCATTCACAACTACCTGCTGTCCCTGTATGCCCgtggccagccagcctcactTCTGGCATACCTGGAACAAGCTGGGGCCAGCCCGCACCGTGTACATTATGATCTCAAATATGCACTTCGACTTTGTGCTGAGCACGGCCACCACCGCGCCTGCGTCCATGTCTATAAGGTGTTGGAGCTATATGAGGAGGCTGTGGACCTGGCCCTGCAG GTGGATGTGGACCTGGCCAAGCAGTGTGCAGACTTGCcggaggaggatgaggaacttCGCAAGAAACTATGGCTCAAGATCGCCCGGCACGTGGTGCAGGAGGAAGAAGACGTCCAGACAGCCATGGCCTGCTTGGCCAGCTGCCCCTTGCTCAAGATCGAGGATGTGCTGCCCTTCTTCCCTGACTTTGTCACCATCGACCACTTCAAGGAGGCAATCTGTAGTTCCCTGAAGGCCTACAACCACCACATCCAGGAGCTGCAGCGCGAGATGGAAGAAGCCACAGCCAGTGCCCAGCGCATCCGACGAGACTTGCAGGAGCTCCGAGGCCGCTATGGCACCGTGGAGCCCCAGGACAAATGCTCCACCTGTGACTTTCCTTTGCTCAACCGACCCTTTTACCTGTTTCTCTGTGGCCACATGTTTCACGCTGACTGTCTCCTACAGGCTGTGCGGCCCGGCCTCCCTGCCTACAAGCAGGCCAGACTTGAGGAACTGCAGCGCAAGCTTGGGGCGGCGCCTCCTCCGACCAAAGGCTCCGTGAAGGCcaaggaggcagaagctggggcTGCAGCGGTGGGGCCCAGTCGGGAGCAGCTCAAGGCTGACCTGGATGAGCTGGTGGCTGCTGAGTGTGTGTACTGTGGGGAGCTGATGATTCGGTCTATCGACCGGCCCTTCATTGATCCGCAGCGCTATGAGGAGGAGCACCTCAGCTGGCTATAG